In Oceaniferula flava, the genomic window CCGAATCGTAGCGAATCAGCCCGGCTTTGCGATCGAGCTTGGTCATGATGTCATTGCAGGCGTCAATGCATGCGGCACAGCCGATGCATTCCATCTGCAGCCCTTCGCGGATGTCGATGCCGGTGGGGCAGACGTTGACGCAGCGTCGGCAGTCGATGCAATCGCCCGCATTGGGGTCACTGGCTTTACCGCGAGGTTCGCCGCGGATTTCATCGTAGCCGATGATCATGGTGTTGTCGTCCGAGAGGGCCGACTGGATCCGTCCGTAGGGGCAGACCACGATGCAGAACTGTTCGCGGAACCAGGCGAAGCAGAAGTAGAGCACGAAGGTGAGGAAGACGACCACGCCAAAGGAAAGTGCGTGCTCGCTGGGGCCGCTCTGGATGTTCTGATATAATCCGGGGAGCGAGACGAAGTAGGAAATAAAGATGTGCGCGATCAGTGTGGCGCAAAGCAAGAACAGGGAGTGCTTGACGATGCGTTTCAGGATTTTGCTAGCACTAAGTGGTGCGGCCTGAAGACGTTTTCGAGCGGGCGCGTCGCCATCGATCAGGCGCTCGATACGCCGAAACACATGATCGAGGAAGACGGTGTAGGGGCAGGTCCAGCCACACCAGATACGCCCTAACAAAGATGTGATAAAAAACAGCGTGAAGCCCAAGCCGGAGATCAGGAAGAAGAGCACCCAGAGATCCTGCACCCCGATGGTGATACCGATCAGGTGGAAACGGCGGTTTGCTGTATCGAGAAAAACTGCCGGATTTCCTCCGATCTTGATCCACGGCAGCGCCGCGTAAATCAAGATCAGCAGGGCGCCGGTGACTCGGCGCCAGAAGGTGTATTTACCACTAACATCGGCAGGATGCAGGGTGTAGTGCGACCCGTCACGGTTGATGCTGGTGACGGAGTCGAGGTTAGGCTGTTTTTTGCTCACTATGGTGTGCTACCACTGAGGGGTAGCTCTCGGTTATTATTTTTCGATGTGGGGGTTTTGACTGATGAGATAGGCGGTGACTTTGGCGCATTTTTCCGGGCCGAGGGCATCTTTCCAAGGTGTCATTTTCTGACCATTGTAGCCTTGGGAATCGGCCGGTGTGCCATCGAGAACGATGTTCAGGATATCCATGGGCTGACTACCGTGGGCCCATTCAGCATCGACCAATGAACGTCCGATGCCGCCTTCCAAGGTGGCGCCGTGGCAGGCGATGCAGAACTGCTTGTAAACGTCCTCACCCTCTTTGGTGATGCTGTCTTCCTGGCTCCAGGTGAGCAGCACGGAGTCGTCGAGCTTGTCCATCATCGCTTCCAGTTCTTTCTTCTTGGCTGTTTCGATCACAGTCATGCGGGCATTGATGCTCTCGACTTCGGTCGGCAACAGATCGGTGCTGTAGTAGATGAACCAGTAGCCGATGTAGAAAACAATGGCGCCATAGAAGCTGAACAACCACCAGTTAGGGAGTTTTTGGTCAAACTCCTGGATGCCATCGAACTCGTGTTCACGGAGGACGATTTCGTTTTTGCCAAGTTTTTTGGGTAGTTTTTCAGTGCTCATTGTTTGCTTGGTTAGAGGTCTCTTCGAGTGGCAGGGCTGAGAGGTAGGAGGATTCTTCCTTATTCATTCTCCACGCCCGGACCATGATGCCTCCGAAAATGGAAGCGGTGAGGACGAAGGAGGCAATGGGTGCCCAACCTTCCCAGGTGTCTACGATGATGGTCTTAAACATGATGGTCGATGGGGTGGTGGTTATTCAGCGTTGGCGCTGTGATGCTTGTGGTCGGGGTTAGCCAGTTTTGGTCTGTCTTCGTTCTCCTCGACGACATCGTAGGCACCGAGTTTCTGAAGGTAGGCGATCATGGCGATGATTTCCCGTTCGGAAAGGCGGCGAGCCACCTCGTCACCAATGGCGTTGAGGGCCTCTTGGTCGTTAGCTTTTCCTTCTTCCTCGAGCTTTGCCAGTTCGCTGGTGATGTATTCTTCGAGGTCGGCGGGGTATTGCAGCTCATCGCTGAGCTTGCCGTCTTTGAAGACGAGGCCGCGTGCGATCTTCAAAGCTTGCACGATGGCTTTGTCTCGGATGGTGTGCTGATCCATGGGCTCAAATGGGACACCGAGCTGACGTTGCACGGCGATCTTTTTGGGCAGCGCAGCGATGTCGGT contains:
- the ccoG gene encoding cytochrome c oxidase accessory protein CcoG, with product MSKKQPNLDSVTSINRDGSHYTLHPADVSGKYTFWRRVTGALLILIYAALPWIKIGGNPAVFLDTANRRFHLIGITIGVQDLWVLFFLISGLGFTLFFITSLLGRIWCGWTCPYTVFLDHVFRRIERLIDGDAPARKRLQAAPLSASKILKRIVKHSLFLLCATLIAHIFISYFVSLPGLYQNIQSGPSEHALSFGVVVFLTFVLYFCFAWFREQFCIVVCPYGRIQSALSDDNTMIIGYDEIRGEPRGKASDPNAGDCIDCRRCVNVCPTGIDIREGLQMECIGCAACIDACNDIMTKLDRKAGLIRYDSDNGLKQKPRRILRPRIFAYCALMMVGASAFAVTVYQKARPFNAQVNKMRGVPFQKDATGVRNIYQIHLFNKRSVDAEFSIKLLEAPEWVETSGTTEHIVLEPLEEKTYNLVVLAPAQDYDGPFDFIIEVKSENDQSTIELKESFQGPNATLYKSSLNQPASP
- a CDS encoding cbb3-type cytochrome c oxidase N-terminal domain-containing protein, producing MSTEKLPKKLGKNEIVLREHEFDGIQEFDQKLPNWWLFSFYGAIVFYIGYWFIYYSTDLLPTEVESINARMTVIETAKKKELEAMMDKLDDSVLLTWSQEDSITKEGEDVYKQFCIACHGATLEGGIGRSLVDAEWAHGSQPMDILNIVLDGTPADSQGYNGQKMTPWKDALGPEKCAKVTAYLISQNPHIEK